The proteins below come from a single Arthrobacter sp. B1I2 genomic window:
- the rplE gene encoding 50S ribosomal protein L5, with amino-acid sequence MTETLETPATKIVPRLKTKYAESIKAALQDEFKYQNVNQVPRLVKVVVNMGVGDAAKDSKLIDGAVRDLTQITGQKPQVTKARKSIAQFKLREGMPIGAHATLRGDRMWEFVDRLVSLALPRIRDFRGLSGKQFDGNGNYTFGLTEQVMFHEIDQDKIDRVRGMDITVVTTAKTDDEGRALLKALGFPFKTEA; translated from the coding sequence ATGACTGAGACTCTCGAGACTCCGGCAACGAAGATCGTTCCTCGTCTGAAGACCAAGTACGCCGAATCCATCAAGGCAGCGCTCCAGGATGAATTCAAGTACCAGAACGTGAACCAGGTACCCCGCCTGGTGAAGGTTGTTGTGAACATGGGTGTTGGAGATGCCGCCAAGGACTCCAAGCTGATTGACGGCGCTGTCCGCGACCTCACCCAGATCACCGGCCAGAAGCCGCAGGTTACCAAGGCCCGCAAGTCGATCGCACAGTTCAAGCTGCGCGAAGGCATGCCCATCGGTGCACACGCAACCCTGCGTGGCGACCGTATGTGGGAATTCGTGGACCGCCTGGTCTCCCTGGCACTGCCCCGTATCCGCGACTTCCGCGGACTCAGCGGCAAGCAGTTCGATGGCAACGGCAACTACACCTTCGGTCTGACCGAACAGGTTATGTTCCACGAAATCGACCAGGACAAGATCGACCGCGTCCGCGGTATGGACATCACGGTTGTGACCACTGCCAAGACCGATGACGAAGGCCGCGCGCTGCTCAAGGCGCTTGGTTTCCCGTTCAAAACCGAAGCTTAA